A portion of the Lolium rigidum isolate FL_2022 chromosome 1, APGP_CSIRO_Lrig_0.1, whole genome shotgun sequence genome contains these proteins:
- the LOC124684020 gene encoding uncharacterized protein LOC124684020: MGRRSNASPAGSGEPLLPEVAAPKRSRDRSAMMQRTTSHANDELQWFRSCLRWVCMDHSAPGRAALSWLLFLLLAVVVPAVAHFLLAFRPSRRPFDAVVQLSLSAASGASFLCLSSSFRRIGLRRLLYLDKLQTKSDRVRLNYTARLAFSFRLLASLVAPCFAAEAAYKAWWYATSADRLPFFANDVLSDVVACSLEMASWMYRSAIYLLTCVLFRLICHLQGLRLEDFAGSLLVEVEEGRMGVEQVLREHLDIRKQLKVISHRFRRFIVAALLIATASQFASVLLTTRRDSIDDVLHTGELALCSVVLMSGLIIILSSAAKITHQAQALTGQTTKWHACCTIEPAPEEEVDPGSNHNSMVEEYSESESDCASSEETGDDDILENTRFLQPHSTVISFQKRQALVTYLENNKAGITVFGFTLDRAYLHTIFMLEWTLFLWLLGKTIGFS; this comes from the exons ATGGGGCGGCGGTCCAACGCCTCGCCGGCGGGCTCCGGGGAGCCGCTGCTGCCGGAGGTAGCAGCACCAAAGCGCAGCAGGGACAGGAGCGCGATGATGCAGCGGACGACGTCGCACGCGAACGACGAGCTGCAGTGGTTCCGGTCGTGCCTGCGGTGGGTGTGCATGGACCACTcagccccaggccgcgccgcgctGTCCTGgctgctcttcctcctcctcgccgtcgtcgtcccggCCGTCGCCCACTTCCTCCTCGCCTtccgcccctcgcgccgccccttCGACGCCGTGGTGCAGCTCTCCCTCTCGGCCGCCTCCGGGGCCAGCTTCCTCtgcctctcctcctccttccgccGCATCGGGCTCCGCCGCCTGCTCTACCTCGACAAGCTGCAGACCAAGAGCGACCGCGTCAGGCTCAACTACACGGCGCGCCTGGCCTTCTCCTTCCGCctcctcgcctccctcgtcgcgccCTGCTTCGCCGCCGAGGCCGCCTACAAGGCCTGGTGGTACGCCACCTCCGCCGACCGCCTCCCCTTCTTCGCCAACGACGTCCTCAGCGACGTCGTCGCCTGCTCCCTCGAGATGGCGTCATGGATGTACCGCAGCGCCATCTACCTCCTCACCTGCGTGCTCTTCCGCCTCATCTGCCACCTCCAGGGCCTCCGCCTCGAGGACTTCGCCGGGTCGCTGCTCGTCGAGGTGGAGGAGGGCAGGATGGGGGTCGAGCAAGTCCTCAGGGAGCACCTCGACATCCGCAAGCAGCTCAAGGTCATCAGCCACCGGTTCCGCAGGTTCATCGTCGCCGCGCTGCTCATCGCCACCGCCAGCCAGTTCGCATCCGTGCTCCTCACCACGCGACGCGACTCCATCGACGACGTCCTGCACACCGGCGAGCTCGCG CTATGTTCAGTTGTGCTCATGTCCGGGCTCATCATAATCCTGAGCAGCGCCGCCAAGATCACTCACCAGGCGCAGGCCCTCACAGGGCAGACCACCAAGTGGCACGCCTGCTGCACCATCGAGCCAGCCCCAGAGGAAGAAGTTGATCCTGGATCCAACCACAACTCCATGGTGGAAGAGTACTCGGAGTCTGAGAGCGACTGCGCATCCAGCGAGGAGACCGGGGACGATGACATACTGGAGAACACCAGGTTCCTGCAGCCTCACTCAACCGTGATCTCCTTTCAGAAGAGGCAGGCACTAG TGACCTACCTGGAGAACAACAAAGCCGGCATCACGGTGTTCGGGTTCACGCTGGACCGGGCGTACCTCCACACGATATTCATGCTTGAGTGGACGCTCTTCTTGTGGCTGCTGGGGAAAACAATCGGTTTCTCCTGA
- the LOC124660747 gene encoding plant UBX domain-containing protein 4-like, with protein MAAAGDAAHAAPPPAAEAQSLVDSFCAVTSATPAEAAFFLEGHNWALESAVRSFYDSSEADADADGPDPAPLPSPPAANDAADSEDEDYVHGGEDKDEDDEDYVAGGEEDEDDALAAAADERRRPAKRRKSSHGAPGGNGTASGTRNVRTLSDLGGGGKGAAESDGDEDEDDDEWAPPPELYTGGEKSGMVVRDRSKRKNVGEEIFKQAQKKGAKLVPAPARRQSSSSRSFPGTSRLLTGEALQPDAPQPPEEIVHNIYFWSNGFTVDDGPLRSFDDPEHASFLKSIKNNECPTELLADGRSRVQVNIVRKEEKCPEPVKRAAPFQGGGRSLATPSENSAPSAVTSSAATSSAATATTTTKTVTVDDSLPSTSLQIRFADGSRVVARFNTSHTISDVRAFVDATRPGEASDYTLQAGFPPKPLDDATKTIEEAGVANSVIIQRV; from the exons atggccgccgccggagacgccgcccacgccgcgccgccgccggccgcggagGCGCAGTCGCTGGTGGACTCCTTCTGCGCCGTCACCTCCGCGACCCCCGCCGAGGCCGCCTTCTTCCTCGAGGGCCACAACTGGGCCCTCGAGTCCGCCGTCCGCTCCTTCTACGACTCCTCCgaggccgacgccgacgccgatggGCCCGATCCGGCGCCCCTGCCCTCGCCCCCGGCCGCCAACGACGCCGCCGACTCCGAGGACGAGGACTACGTCCACGGCGGCGAGGacaaggacgaggacgacgaggactacgtggccggcggcgaggaggacgaggacgacgccctCGCCGCTGCGGCGGATGAGAGGAGGAGGCCCGCGAAGAGGCGGAAGAGCAGCCACGGAGCGCCCGGAGGGAACGGGACCGCGAGTGGGACGCGGAACGTGAGGACGCTCTCCGATCTCGGCGGCGGTGGCAAGGGCGCCGCGGAGTCGGACggggacgaggacgaggatgacgacgagtggGCGCCGCCGCCCGAGCTCTACACCGGCGGCGAGAAGAG TGGAATGGTTGTTAGGGACCGCTCGAAACGCAAAAATGTTGGGGAAGAGATTTTTAAACAAGCTCAGAAGAAGGGAGCTAAGCTAGTGCCAGCCCCAGCTCGCCGGCAATCTTCTAGCTCAAGGAGCTTCCCTGGGACTAGCAGACTTCTAACAGGTGAAGCTTTACAGCCTGACGCACCGCAGCCACCAGAAGAAATTGTTCACAACATCTACTTCTGGAGCAATGGGTTCACAGTAGATGATGGTCCACTCAGAAGTTTTGATGACCCAGAGCATGCGTCCTTTTTAAAG AGCATCAAGAATAATGAATGCCCAACTGAGCTTCTTGCTGATGGGAGGTCAAGGGTGCAAGTAAATATTGTCCGCAAGGAAGAAAAGTGTCCT GAGCCAGTGAAGCGTGCTGCTCCATTTCAAGGAGGGGGCAGATCTCTGGCAACACCTTCTGAAAACTCTGCTCCTTCGGCTGTTACTTCTTCAGCTGCTACTTCTAGTGCAGCGACTGCCACCACTACGACCAAGACAGTCACAGTGGATGATTCTTTGCCATCAACCTCTCTACAGATCAGGTTTGCAGATGGCAGCCGTGTGGTTGCACGCTTTAACACAAGCCACACGATCAGTGATGTGCGGGCATTCGTTGATGCAACAAGGCCAGGAGAAGCCAGTGACTACACATTGCAGGCCGGGTTCCCCCCTAAGCCACTTGATGATGCGACCAAGACCATTGAGGAAGCCGGTGTGGCCAACTCGGTGATCATTCAGAGAGTCTAG